One window of Acetomicrobium thermoterrenum DSM 13490 genomic DNA carries:
- the pstB gene encoding phosphate ABC transporter ATP-binding protein PstB, with protein sequence MSDITRDIMKMKIENLFLYYEGVMALKDINMKIPNKSVTALIGPSGCGKSSLLRCLNRMNDFVPNAKVEGRIYLDDTDIYSPGVDLIELRKKVGMVFQRPNPFPMSIYDNVAFGPRLHGVTDRNRLDEIVENSLKASALWDEVKDILTRSALSLSGGQQQRLCVARAIAVNPEVLLMDEPTSALDPMATARIEQLIRNLKNHFTIVIVTHNMQQAARISDVTAFLLMGELVEMGPTEKIFTSPEDQRTADYITGRFG encoded by the coding sequence ATGAGCGACATTACGAGGGACATCATGAAAATGAAAATCGAAAATTTATTCCTTTATTATGAAGGCGTTATGGCGTTAAAAGACATAAACATGAAAATACCTAACAAAAGCGTAACGGCTCTCATAGGACCCTCAGGGTGCGGAAAAAGCAGTCTGCTAAGATGTCTCAACAGGATGAACGATTTCGTGCCAAACGCAAAAGTCGAAGGCAGGATTTACCTGGACGATACCGATATTTACTCTCCAGGCGTGGATTTAATCGAGCTTCGCAAAAAGGTGGGAATGGTCTTTCAAAGACCAAACCCCTTCCCCATGTCTATTTATGACAATGTGGCCTTCGGACCTCGCCTCCACGGTGTAACCGACAGAAACAGGTTGGACGAAATTGTAGAAAACAGTTTAAAAGCATCTGCCCTTTGGGATGAAGTCAAGGATATACTCACCAGGTCGGCTTTGTCCCTGTCGGGAGGACAACAGCAGCGTCTGTGCGTGGCAAGGGCTATCGCCGTAAATCCTGAGGTGCTTTTAATGGACGAACCAACTTCTGCGTTAGACCCTATGGCCACTGCCCGCATTGAACAGTTGATAAGAAACTTGAAAAATCATTTCACGATAGTGATCGTGACGCACAATATGCAGCAGGCTGCAAGGATTTCCGACGTGACAGCATTTCTTCTGATGGGAGAACTGGTGGAAATGGGGCCTACGGAAAAAATATTCACCTCTCCCGAAGACCAGCGCACTGCCGATTACATCACGGGTCGTTTCGGATAA
- the phoU gene encoding phosphate signaling complex protein PhoU, with protein sequence MDINVREHIDLELKNLEEKLLKLGKLAIDAVSQSVLALKEQDVEKAKAVIEGDKNLDDMAEDIDMSCLTFMARFQPLGQDLRTVSAIMHMAVDLERIGDYGASIAKRAIKLSDRPHIKPLLDIPRMESDIRKMVFLALNALMEKDTKNAEDVCRMDDEVDDLERQIFRELLLIMIERPQVIEQATELLLVARTLERAGDHATNLAERVIYIVTGKKISASQIRRPREENS encoded by the coding sequence ATGGATATTAACGTTAGAGAGCATATAGACCTAGAATTAAAAAATCTGGAGGAAAAACTCTTAAAACTTGGCAAGCTGGCCATAGATGCCGTATCTCAATCGGTTCTTGCTTTAAAAGAACAGGATGTAGAAAAGGCCAAGGCAGTAATAGAGGGCGACAAAAATCTTGACGATATGGCCGAAGATATCGACATGAGTTGTTTGACGTTTATGGCCAGATTTCAACCCTTGGGACAGGATTTGAGGACGGTATCGGCAATAATGCATATGGCAGTCGACTTAGAGCGTATAGGCGATTACGGCGCAAGCATCGCAAAAAGGGCGATCAAGCTTTCCGACAGACCCCATATAAAACCTCTCCTGGATATACCTAGAATGGAAAGCGACATACGTAAAATGGTCTTTCTCGCCCTTAATGCCCTGATGGAAAAGGATACGAAAAATGCCGAGGATGTATGTCGTATGGACGATGAAGTTGACGATCTTGAGCGCCAGATATTCCGCGAACTTCTGTTGATCATGATAGAAAGACCGCAAGTAATAGAACAGGCAACCGAGCTTCTTCTTGTCGCCCGAACGCTTGAAAGAGCCGGAGATCATGCTACAAATTTAGCTGAAAGGGTTATCTATATAGTCACCGGGAAAAAGATAAGTGCCTCACAAATAAGGAGGCCTAGGGAGGAAAACTCTTGA
- a CDS encoding response regulator transcription factor encodes MSGEKILLVEDEENIASLLSQYLSMQRYEIIKAADGDRALEICYESLPDLIILDLMLPIMDGWEVCRRLKKDPITKDIPIIILTARRDERDVIEGLELGADDYVKKPFSLAELHARIKTILRRAHPASPQNETIKLGKLELIADADILTYEDIKIVLTPIETELIKILMKNAPKIVSREQLLAKVWGTYLGETRTIDVHISRLRTKVKKAGLNFNLIETVRHRGYRLGGDINDEKH; translated from the coding sequence TTGAGCGGTGAAAAAATACTTCTCGTAGAAGACGAAGAGAATATAGCTTCCCTCCTAAGCCAATACCTCTCAATGCAGAGATATGAAATAATAAAGGCCGCAGACGGAGATAGGGCTTTGGAGATTTGTTACGAGTCGTTGCCGGATTTGATCATATTAGACCTCATGTTGCCAATTATGGACGGCTGGGAAGTGTGCAGGAGGCTTAAAAAAGACCCCATAACGAAGGATATACCCATAATTATCCTGACCGCAAGGCGCGACGAAAGAGACGTCATTGAAGGTTTAGAGCTTGGTGCCGACGATTACGTAAAAAAACCTTTTTCCCTGGCTGAACTTCACGCGAGAATTAAGACCATCCTTCGCAGAGCCCATCCAGCTTCCCCTCAAAATGAAACGATAAAGCTTGGTAAGCTGGAACTCATTGCTGATGCGGATATCCTGACATACGAGGATATAAAGATAGTACTAACCCCCATAGAGACTGAGCTGATAAAGATATTGATGAAAAATGCACCAAAGATAGTCTCGAGGGAACAGCTGCTGGCGAAGGTGTGGGGGACATATCTTGGAGAGACCAGGACCATAGACGTTCATATAAGCAGATTGAGGACGAAGGTCAAGAAGGCTGGCTTGAACTTCAACCTAATTGAAACTGTCAGACATCGAGGCTACAGGCTCGGCGGTGACATCAATGATGAAAAGCATTAA